A section of the Geoalkalibacter ferrihydriticus DSM 17813 genome encodes:
- a CDS encoding cation diffusion facilitator family transporter, which yields MPRANRKIKAARISVATATGLSVIKLIAGLATGSMAILSSAIDSLLDIFMSGVNLVAITKAEKPADKAHPFGHGKYETLATLIQSSIIALSGLAIIAESVRRLYLGSELRGLEGGIFILGFSIIASWLISRYLLRVARETDSSALKADSLHFSMDVYTNAGLLLGLVVIRLFDIPWLDPILSIAIACYILFEAARLVRHGLRDVLDEELPESIRGEVENLVRAHSDLHLDFHNLRTRRAGSQKIMDFHLTLCRHLTVEEAHRVADHLEKRIEEEIPGSDVTIHIEPCESENCDHEREHCPHREKILPLIDGFSH from the coding sequence ATGCCCCGTGCTAACCGCAAAATCAAGGCTGCGCGCATTTCGGTGGCCACCGCGACGGGACTCTCCGTCATCAAGCTGATTGCCGGTCTGGCCACTGGGTCCATGGCGATTCTCTCCTCGGCCATCGACTCGCTGCTCGACATTTTCATGTCGGGCGTCAACCTGGTCGCCATCACCAAGGCTGAGAAACCCGCCGACAAAGCACACCCCTTCGGCCATGGCAAATATGAAACCCTGGCCACCCTCATTCAGAGTTCCATCATCGCGCTCTCGGGTCTGGCAATCATCGCCGAATCGGTGCGACGACTTTATCTGGGCAGCGAACTGCGCGGGCTTGAAGGCGGCATTTTCATCCTGGGTTTTTCTATTATCGCCTCTTGGCTCATCAGCCGCTACCTGCTGCGCGTCGCCCGGGAAACCGACTCCTCGGCTCTCAAGGCCGACTCCCTGCACTTTTCCATGGATGTCTACACCAACGCCGGGCTTCTGCTCGGGCTGGTTGTGATCCGCCTTTTCGATATTCCCTGGCTCGACCCGATCCTGTCTATCGCCATAGCCTGCTACATTCTGTTCGAGGCCGCGCGCCTGGTACGTCACGGTCTACGCGACGTGCTCGACGAGGAGCTGCCTGAGTCTATTCGTGGGGAGGTCGAAAACCTGGTCCGCGCCCATAGCGATCTGCATCTCGATTTTCACAATCTGCGCACCCGCCGCGCAGGCTCACAGAAAATCATGGACTTTCACCTGACCCTCTGCCGGCATCTTACCGTGGAGGAAGCCCACAGAGTCGCCGATCATCTCGAAAAACGCATCGAGGAGGAGATCCCCGGTTCCGATGTGACCATTCACATCGAGCCCTGCGAAAGTGAGAACTGCGACCACGAGCGCGAACACTGTCCCCATCGGGAAAAAATCTTGCCCCTGATCGACGGCTTTTCGCACTAA